From the genome of Corallococcus macrosporus DSM 14697:
GCTGCACCGACAGCCGCCCGCCCAGCGTGCGGAAGGAGGCCTTGAGGCCCTGACCGGGCTTGTCCCCCAGCTCCACCATGGGCCCCGGCGCGCCGAGGAAGCTCACGTCACACAGCGGCTTGCGCTCGCGCAAATCCAGCGCCACCGCGAAGGCGCTCGACGTGTAGCCCAGGTCCACCACCGCGAAGAGCGCCGCGACCTCCGGCGTGGCGGCGAAGGTGTAGTGCCAGCGCTTGCGCTTCAGCAAGCGCGTGGCGCGGCCCGGGGCCCACTGCCCCTGCAGGCGCGGCAGGTCCACCTCGGGCAGCTCACCCTGGTAGGTACCGAATCGGGGCTCCCCCCCGGAGGTGGCCACGGAGGCTGGCGCGGGGGGGAACAAGGCGTCTCGCTCTGGCTTCATCTGGCCCCATTGGAAGGCAAAGGCGCGTGGCTGTCATGTCAGGCCACCGTCCAGGTGCCACCCGCCGACAGTGACACCTGGGAGGTTGTGCGGAGCGTAACGCAACAGCCGCGCGCCAGGGAGCCCGTCAGCCCCGGCCGAAGACGATGCGCTCCTGGGTCAACAGACGGCTGGTGACCGCCAGCGACAGCACCGTGACGACGAGGCTCGACGCGGCGGCGATGAGGTAGGGCAACGCCCCCATCGGCTCGCCGCGCATCACCTCGCCCGCCAGCACCTCCTGGCCCAGCACCGGCACCGCGAACATCCACAGCTTCGGCTGGAGCGGCGACAGCGCCAGCACCATGCCCGGCATCATGGGCACCACCATCAGGAGCGACAGGTACGTCTGCGCCTCCTTGAAGGAGCGTGCATAGGTGGACACCCAGAGCTGCACGGCCGACACGGCCAGGGCCAGCGGCAGCACCGCGGCGGCCATGCCCAGGGCGGCGGGCGCGTCGAAGCGGGCCTTCACGCCCAGGTCCTCCAGCGGCACGCGCCGCACCACCAGCAGGTAGCCCACCAGCGTAATCACCACCGCCGCGACGGCCATCACCACGGTGGCCAGCCACTTGCCCGTCACCACCGCGCTCCGGGGCGCCGGGTTGAGCAGCAGGGGCTCCAGCGAGCCGCGCTCGCGCTCACCCGCCATGGCGTCGCTGGCCACCTGCATGCCGCCCGCGAAGGCCGCGATGACCAGGAAGAGCGGCACCATGTTGAGCAGACCCGCCGCGGTGCGCTCCGGCGTGGACAGGTCCGCCTCCTGCACCCTCACGGGGATGGCCAGGTCCGGAGACACGCCGCGCGCGTAGAGGCGCTGGTTGCCCAGGAGGTGCGCGTACGCCTCCAGGAGCCGCCGCGCGCGCAGCACCGACTGGCGCGCGGACTGGCGCGAGCTGTCCACCACGAGCTGCACCTCGGCGGTGCGCCCGGCCGAATACGCTTCGGCGTAGTCGTCCGGCACCACCAGCACCGCGTCCAGCGAGCCCGCCCGGATGCGCGCCTCGTAGTCCTCCGGCGCCTCCTCCAACTGCGCCCCGTAGCGCTCCAGGAAGGCCATCAGGCTGGGGGCGTGCTCCCGCCCCACCACCGGCAGCGCCAGCGGCCGGTCCTGGCGGTACCAGGAGGCCAGCATGTTGAACATCACCATGAACACGACGGGGCCAATCAGCGGCCACGCCAGCGACGTGAGCACCGAGCGCCGGTCGCGCAGGTGGTCCTTCAGCTCCTTGCGGAAGACGGAGAAGGACAACCCGCTCATTGCATCAACCCCTGGTCCGTGCCGATGGTGGCCACGAAGGCCTCCTCCAGGCTGTCCTTGCCGGTGCTCGCGCGCAGCGCGTCCGGCGTGCCGTCCGCCACCACCCGCCCGTGCGCCACCACCACGATGCGGTCACACAGCGCCGCCACCTCCTGCATGACGTGGCTGGAGAACACCACGCAGCGGCCCTCGTCCTTCAAGCGCCGCAGCAGGGTGCGCACCGCGCGGGTGCTCATGACGTCCAGCCCGTTGGTGGGCTCGTCCAGCAGCACGTTCCGAGGTCCGTGCACCAGCGCGCGCGCCATGGCCACCTTCACGCGCTGCCCCTGGCTGAAGCCCTCCGTGCGGCGGTCCGCGATGTCCCGCATGTCCAGCAGGTCCAGCAGCTCGTCCACGCGCTGGTCCAGCGCGGCGCCGGACAGGCCGTGCAGCTCGCCGTAGTAGCGCGCGTGCTCGCGGGCGGTGAGGCGCGGGTAGAGGCCGCGCGCGTCCGGCAGCACGCCCAGCGCCCGCCGGGCCTCCTCGGGCCGCTGCACCACGTCCACGCCGTCCACCAGCGCGGTGCCCCGGTCCGGGCGCACCAGCGTGTAGAGCATGCGCATCGTCGTCGTCTTGCCGGCGCCGTTGGGCCCCAGCAGGCCGGTGATGACGCCGTCCTCCGCCGTGAAGGACACGTCCTCCACCGCCGTCACCTTCTTGCCGAAGCGCTTGTGCAGGTTCCTGGCTTCAATCATGTCGCGCGTTTCCTCAGGGCACCGGGCCGGCGAAGGAGGTGAAGAAGGGAGGCCGCGTGAGCTTGTCGCCGCACGTGGACGACAGCCCCTCCACGCTCCCCTGCGTCAGCACGTCGTGCATCAGCGTGCGCGCGCAGTCCGCGCCCACCGTGTTGTGGCCCGTGCCGGGCACCACCACGTGCAGGCTGTTGGAGAGCGTGCGCTTCGCCTCCTCCGCCCACGCGGGAGGCGTCACCGGGTCCAGCTCGCCCGACAGCAGCAGCGTGGGCACCGACGACGTCACCGGCTCGCGGTAGCCCGGGGGCAGCGCCGCCTTCGGCCACTCCGAGCAGATGGAGAGCACCTCGCGGCCCATGGCCGAGCCGAACCAGGTGCCCCGCGCCTCGCGCACCACCGCCGCCTCGTCGAAGAAGGGCGCGTCCTCCGCGCAGACGACGGCGAAGTAGAGGCCCTGGCTCACCGTGCGGCCCAGGTTCTCCGTCAGGCCCACGCTGAGCGCGACGAAGGGAGACCAGTCTCCCCGCGTGGCCCGGTCCAGCATCAGCGGCACCAGCGAGGACATCTCCGGGTTGTAGAGCTGCGCGAAGAGCTGCGACATGAAGGTGCGGCGCGAGAAGGCGACCTCCTCCACCACGCCGGTGCGCGGGTGCGCCACCTTGGCGCGCGCGGGCGCGGCCTCCAGCGACGTCAGCAGCGCCTCCGTGCGGGCCCGCAGGTCCGGGTAGGCCTTGGCGCACGCCGCGTCCGCCTCGCAGTTGGCCAGCAGCCGGTCCAGCGCCTGCTGCGCGTCGCGAGGCGCGTACAGCGGCAGGTACAGCCCCATGGGCGCCACGCCGTCCAGGATGGCGGTCCGCACGCGCTCCGGGTGCCGCCGCATGTACACCAGCGCCGCGCGCGTGCCGTAGGACACGCCCCAGAGGTTGAGCTTCTCGTAGCCCAGCGCCTCGCGGACCTCGTCCAGGTCATCCATGGCGTTGGGCGTGGTGTAGTGGCGCACGTCCGCGGCCCAGCCCTCGTGGCACCTGCGCAGCTCCTCCACCGCCTTGCCTTCATCCAACTGCGCGGACAGCTTGTCGTCCGGCGAGTCCGGCTTGCAATCCAGCGGGTTCGAATCCCCCGTGCCCCGCTGGTCCACCAACACGATGTCCCGCTTGCGGCGGATGCGCTCCACCGCCATCAACACCTGCGTCGCGCGCGACGCCGCCTGGCCGGGCCCACCCGCCAGCAGCACCAGCGGGTCAGGCTGCGGCTGCGCCGCCAGCGCCGGCACCACCACCACGCGCAGGGGAAGCTTGCGGCCCGTGCGAGCCGCCCGGTCCTCGAAGACCTCGTAGGTCCCGCACTGGGCCTGCGTGGCCAGGCCCTCCAGCCGGCAGGGCTTCAGCGACAGCGTCCGCCGCTCGGCCGGGTCCTGCCCGCCCTTCGAACAGGAGACCGACGCCGCGGCCAGCAGCCCCAGGGCCAGCAGCGCGCGCCAGGGAGGAAGATGAGCGGAGATGTGTGCACGAACCCCGGACACGGGCGCCTCCAACGGGATACGGGAGGCTCCCCACATACCACCTCCGGAAGCGCTGCATTGAATCCCGCGCCGGGGAGGGGCGTCCGGTGATACGCCCATGCCCACCATGAAACGTGCCCTCCTCGTCCTGGCCGTCCTGGGACTCACCACCCTCAGTGGCTGCGCCGCCCTCCAGAACATGCTGAAGGGGGCCTTCAAGAAGCCCACCCTCTCCTTCAAGACGGCCCGGCTCGCGGACGCGTCGCTGTCCGACGCCACCGTCAACCTGGTCTACGAGCTGAACAACCCCAACGGCTTCGGGTTGAACCTGGCCAACGTGGACTACGCCTTCTTCGTGGAGGGCAAGCAGGTGGTGGCCGGCAAGCCGCGCCAGGGGCTGGCGCTCAAGGCCAACGGCAAGAGCGAGCTCATCTTCCCCGCCAACGTGAAGTTCGCGGACATCGTCCCGGTGCTGGAGACCTTCCTCAAGAAGGACAAGGCCGCGTTCAAGGCGCAGGGCACCGTGGGCGTGAAGACGCCCATTGGCGTGCTGAGCTTCCCGCTGGAGAAGGAGGGCTCCTTCGAGGTCCCCAAGATTCCGCAGGTGTCCTTCCAAGCGCCGCGCATCAAGAACATCACCCTGTCCGGCGCCACCGTGGAGTTCCCGCTCTCCATCACCAACCGCAACAGCTTCCCGCTGCCCGTGTCCGGCATCACCGGCGCGCTGAAGGTGGCGGGCGCGGATGTGGGCACGCTGTCCACCGGAAACCTGGGCAAGCTGGACGGCAGCGGGACGAAGCAGGTCACCCTGCCGCTCACCATCAACTTCGCCCGCGCGGCGAACGCGGCCCTGGCCCTGCGCTCGGGCGGCAATGCGCAGGTCCGCCTGGACGGCAAGCTCACCTCGGAATCCCAGAGCGTTCCCCTGAGTCTCAATCAGCTCCTCAATTTCGTTAAGTGACGCCTGCCTGCACTGCGGGCAGGGGCGCTGAACACAGGGTTGTCCCAGGGCGCCCCAGACGTTACGGTGGGGCGTCCTTGCCGCTTTCCAAGGTCCAGACACACATGCGCCGCATCCTCTTCAAGTCGAAAATCCACCGCGCGACCGTCACCCAGGCTGACCTGGATTACGAAGGGTCCGTCACCATTGATCGCGACCTGCTCCGCGCCGCGGACATCGTGGAGAACGAGAAGGTCGCGGTCTGGAACATCACCCAGGGCACGCGCCTGGAGACCTACGCGCTGGAGGGTGAGGCCGGCAGCGGCGTCATCTGCATCAACGGCGCGGCGGCGCACCTGAACAAGCCGGGCGACCTGGTCATCCTCGCCACCTTCGCGGAGGTGGAGGAGGCCGAGGTGGCGAGTTGGAAGCCCACCGTGGTGTTCGTGGACAAGGACAACCGCGTGGTCCCCGGACAGACGAAGGAGATTCCGGGCCCTCAGCGCCGCACGGCCTGAGCCCTCCCGCTTTGCCCATCGACCGCCTTTTGCCATGCTCCTCCCTTTCTTAAAGGGTGGGGTCATGGGCCCCGCAGGAGTCGATACGATGAGGCGGTCGTGGGTGAGCGCGGGCGCGCTCTCGCTGGTGCTGACAGGGTGTACGGGGACGGGCGCCTTCCGTCCGGATCCGAACAACGATGACCCGCTCTACGGGGTCATCCCCGTCGTGCACGCCCCCGCCCAGAACCGCTGTGAAGCCCTGGGCGAGTCCTCCGCGCGCGGCTCGTGCGACGACGCCCTGTACCTGGCCACCGAGTACACCCGCCGGCTGTCGGTGGGCGACGAGGTCTGCTTGGAAGGCGGCTATGGCGAGGAGCCCGGCTATGCGTGCAAGGCGCGCGCGGCCATCATCGACACCTCCCCCAACCGGGTGAAGCTGGAGGTGCGCGGGCCGAAGCCGGATTCACGCTGGTTCAACGTGGAGATGCGGCACGCCTGGTACGAGGAAGGCGCGCTGGTGGACCTCTACCTGTCCGAGCGGGGTTATTAGGGCATGGGCATCTACGACAGCGTGGCCGAGCGGCTGGCCTTCATGAAGAAGATGACGCCGGCGGAGCTGAAGAAGCTCGGCTCGGCCCGGCTGTCGGACATCGTCCTGCAGGAGGTGGCGCGCTCGCGCGTGCGCATCGCCACGCTGGAGAAGCGCTACCCGCAGGCGTCGCCGCGGGAGCTGGCCCAGCGCATCGTGGACGAGAAGAAGAACCTCGCCAGCATGGTGGGCGGGGTGAGCGGCGTGTTCGGCCTGGTGGCGTTGCCGGCGGACCTGCTGTTCATGGCGTACCTGCAAATCCTCCTGCTCACGGACGTGGCCACGCTCTACAAGGTGAACCTCAAGACGGAGCGGGCGCGCGGGGAGATGCTGGATTTGTTCGGCTACGCCAACGGCCTGGGCCCGCTGCCTCGCGCGGGGCCCAAGGTGCTGGGGAAGCTGGCCGCCATGCTGCTGGAGAAGGGCGGCATGCACACGCTGGGGCGGGCCATGCCGCTGGTGGCCGCGCCCGTCACGGCCTACTTCAACAACCAGCACATCCAGATGGTGGGTGAGCAGGCCGTGCGCTTCTACGAGGGCTTCGACAAGGCCCACGCCAAGGCGAAGGCCCAGCGCAAGAAGGCCAGCGGCGCCTGAGCCTCCGCGCTTTTCGTTCCAAGGGTCCGATATGCGCTCCACGCCGGGTCGTTGATGGCCCAGGCGGGGCCTTTGCCCCCTTGAAAACGGGCGGTCATCCATTCCCCCGGGCCGGAGGGACGATGACGTCCGAGAGACGGAGGCGACCAGGATGTCCGAGCTCTCAGCGGAAGTGCGGGTTCAGGTGGCGCGGCTGAGGAATCTGCTCATCGACGTAGCACGCTGCGGTGCGCTGGGCAGTCCCCTGGGCGCCCTGCCGCATACGGAGCTGGACCACATGGAGGTCCAGGCCATCTGGTGGCTGAAGGCGGAGAGCCTCCTTCCCGTGAACATCCTCGCGGAGCGGCTGGGCGGCATCGCCCCGCCCCGGCTGAGCCGGCTGTTGGACCGGCTGGAGTCCGCGCAGCTCGTCCAGCGCGAGCGCTCCGTGCGGCATGATCGCCGCCGCGTGCGCGTGCGGCTCACGGAGCAGGGGCGCGCCATGGCGGAGCAGGCGGACTCCGTGGTCCAGGAGCGCATGGCCCGGCTGCTGATGCCGCTGGAGGGGGAGCAGCGCAGCGCGCTGATGGACCTGCTCGAGGGCTGGGTGGAGGCGCTGGGCGGGAAGAACCGCGCGGCGGACGTTGCCGCCGAAGAGGGCGAGACGGACGCCCCGGTGGCCGAGGAGTTGGAACCCACCGCGGCGCCGAGGCGCACTCGCGCGGGGATGATGGACATCACGGCCAGCGCGGCGTGAGCCACGCTCCCACCGTGAGCGGGCTTGGCCTGAGCTACGCCCGCTCCATGCCCCAAGCAGGGCAGTCCTGAGCGTCCCGGCACCGTAGTGCCTGGTTGGGGCCGTTCTGCGATTCAGGTTGAACTTGCAGCCAGCTTAACGGCCTCGGTTCGAGTGATTCATTACTTGGAAGCAGACCATCGCTCCGGAAACACGTCCACGGGTCCGACCTCGCCGGTCACACTGCTCACCGCCACCCTCGCGAAGACGATCGCATCTTCTGGACGCTCACCTGGAAGATAGAGCTCGAAGAGCCGGTCGGCGCCAGAGAACTGAACCCCAATGGTCAGGTTCTCGCGGTGGTGTTCCTGAATCGCGGGGCACCGCATCAGGGCCTCTCGCGTAGCAACGCGCGCCTTCTCCCTGAGAACCTCAAGCTTCATTGTCATGGCAACCAGGCTCCGAGGCTATCACCTGCTCGCGAGAACAAGCTTTGGCTTCCGACCGAGTTCAAGCTAGCGCTCTGTGAGCCCCCATTTGGCCAGGTCCTCCAGCTTCTCAGGCCCGGCGCCCGTGCGCCCCTCGCGCTTCGATACTTCCCACATGTGCAGGTCCGCGTCGGAGATGGACGTCACACCCACGCGGGCCTCGCCCTGGAAGGGCACGTCCCCTCGCAGCACCACGCGCAGCCGGAGCCCCTCCGCGCGCACGGGCTCCGGCGCCATGGGCGGCGGCGGGCTCACGGGAGGCGGGGCTTCCACGCGTTCAGCGGGCGCGCGGGGCGGCGCGTCGGGCATGGCGGCGTCCTCCGGCCACAGCCACCACAGCGCGAGCGCCGCCAATACCAGCGCGGCCGCTCCCCCAATTCGGCTAACCAATATCCGGACAAGCCCTTGCCCCCGGGCGCCCACTGTTGAGAGGTCACCCGCCCGTCCGCGTCATAAGCCAGCGCATACCGCAGAAGGTTCCCAGGCGATGTCGCCCCCCACTCCGCCAGTCGGTCCACCGTTGGCGCCGACGCCACTTCAAACGCATAGGCTGTACCATCCGCGGACATGCTGGTGCGGTTTCCTCGACTGTCATACCCGAAGCTCCGGCTCGCATACGCGCCGCCCGTCGCTGCCAGGAACTCCTCGGCTCCCCTGCCAGGGGGAGACCGTCTCGGTTGGTTTCACCGAGGAGCTTCCCTCTTTCCCGCTCGTCCCTCATCACCATCTACACACTTATAGGGACACGACCCATCTACACACTTATAGGGACACGACCTCCCTCAAAATAGCGTGAGCGGCAACAGTCAGCAGCGTGCGACCTCTACGAGCACACCTGTAGGCGCAAGGGCATCCCCAAGAGCATCAACCTCCACTCCTGAGTCGTCCCCTCATTTGAGCCGAGCGTCAAGGGCCGTCCCCAGCGGTTGGCTGGTGCCGGAGCAGCGCGGGAAGCGGCAGTGAGGCGCGCGCTTTTCGGCGCCAGAGGTTGTCCTGCATCGTGCGGAGCATGTCGAAATCCATAACGCACGCCGAGGTGCATCGGTTCATTGAGGAAGCCGTCGGCCCGGACACCCATGCTAAGCGTGTGCTGTCGCTGTCCAATGCCACCTTGGGCGCCGTGCACGCCGCCAGCCTCTCGGTGAGGGCCATCGGACTGGCGCTCTCCCAGGCGCGGGGGTTGGAAGGCAAGCACGCCATCAAGCAGGTGGACCGACTGCTGTCCAACTCTGGCGTCGACGTGTGGCGACTGTTCGCGCAGTGGGTGCCCTTCGTGGTGGCCGAGCGCAAAGCGGTGACAGTCACCATTGACTGGACGGACTTCGAGTCGGACGACCACACCACGGTCGCCATCCAGCTTGTCACCCGCCACGGCCGCGCCACGCCGTTGCTGTGGAAGACGGTGCCCAAGAGCGAGTTGGCCGGGCAGCGCAATGCCCATGAGGACGCGTTGCTGGAGCGATTGCACCAGGTGCTGCCCTCCGACGTGGAGGTGACGGTGCTCGCGGACCGAGGATTCGGAGACGTCGCCCTGTATGAATTGCTGGACAGACTCAGCTTCGGCTACGTCATTCGCTTTCGTGGCGTCGTGCACGTCGAAAGTGCCGGAGGGGAGGTGCACAAGGCGAAGGAGTGGGTGCCCCCGACGGGCCGTCCGAAGTTGCTGCGCGGAGCGCGCGTCACCCAGGCCCGTTTCGGCGTGGGTGCCGTCGTCTGCGTGCACCAGAAGGGAATGAAAGAGGCCTGGTTTCTGGCGGCCAGCAGCAAGGAAGCCACTGCCACCGAGTTGGTGAAGGCCTACGGACGTCGCTTCACCTGCGAGGAGACGCACCGGGACATCAAGGACTTGCGCTTCGGCATGGGCCTGTCCGCCATCGCTATCGGCACCTGCGAGCGCCGCGACAGACTGTTGCTGCTGTCCGCCTTCGCCATGGCGCTGCTGACGCTGCTCGGCGCTGCGGGCGAAGCGACGGGGCTCGACAGGAAGTTCCGCGCCGACACCCGTAAGACGCGCGAGTACTCTCTCTTTCGGCAAGGCATCATCTACTACGGCGCCCTCGCCAACATGCGAGAGGAGTGGCTCCGCCCCCTCATGGAGAAATTCGCCGAGCTCATCCGCGAGCAGGCCGTCTTCCGCGAGGCATTCGGCTTCATTTGATTCGAATGAGGGGACGGCTCAGCCTCCACTCTTGTTCCTTGTGCCGCCTCGGCAGGAATTCTACGCAGCAAGTCTCCTACCTCCGCAAGACTCAGGCCGAGTCGATCACGCATAGCGCGCATTGCTTCGACCCTGTTTGGCCCCAACCCAACAATCACTAGCCTCCATTCTCCATACTCCTTGTAAAACAGGGGTCTCACATCATCAGGGATGCCCTTCTCATCGGCTTCGAATGCATCCCCGCAGAAGTCACACTCGAATGAAGTTGAGAAGCGAACGCCCTCACGCGTCCCTCTAGCAACATAGACAACGCGCCCTGGAGACCGGCAGCGATGGCACTGGCTGGACGTCTCAACCGATTCGCGCACCACGTCAAAGCCCTCGCATACGCATATAACTATTCACGACATTGGGAAACTTCTGGTCGAGCACTGGATTCTTGTGATGCCCATATACACCTCGCACAAACCATCGATGATGCAGCTCTTCATGAACGAGCGTATCGATCAATTCGCGCTGAGACTTAAACGCCCCTCTTCCAATTTGAACTCCTTTCCCCTAGCCATCATCGCCAACGCGGCCTGACACACGGGCCCCAGACACTGTTCATGGCCATCGCCGCGAGCAACAGCCCTCCTGACGCCTAAAGCTGCACGCGCACTTCACCTCCACGCCCGCAGGCCTCGGAGACCTCGCCTGTCCATGGCGCGTACCCCTCTGCCTCCACTTCCAGGTGCAAGCCGAAGGGCCTCACGCGTCCCAGCCGCCAACGTCCCTCCGCATCCGTCAGTCCCCAGGCGGGAGGCAGTGAGCTCACGTCGCTCGACGCCGTGACTCGCGCGCCGAACACCGGCTTGCGCCCGGCCGTGACGAGCACCTCGCAGTCGCTCCCCTCCACATCCACCTGGAAGGTGACGATGCCGTCCGCGTTGCCCTCGCCCACGTCCGCGGCGGTGCTGGCGTAGACCTCGTGAACGGAGAAGGACACCAGCACGCGGTAACGCCCCGGCTCCAGGATGGACACAGCCATGCCATCCTCCTCCGGGATGAACGCTCCGGCGGAGGCCAGTTCCCAACGAGCCCCCTCCCCCCACCGCTGGAGGACGTAAACGGGATAGGGCTTCTGCGTCCGCGCCTCCATCTGCGCCCGCATGGCGCCATCCATGCGCAGCACGAGCCACCGGTAGGCCGGCACGCGCCACGTCACCTCGGCGTCCCGCACGCCGGGCTTGGGCATGAACTGGAAGGACTGTTCCGTCGCGGCCACCGGACGCCGGGAAAGCGGCGACGCCACTTCGACACGGAAATGGGAGGGCTCCCACGACGGCAGCCCCGACACGACGAAGCGCCCATCCGTTGCGAGCGGCACCTCCACGTCCCCCGGCCCCAGGAGCCGCGCGCCTTCCGGCGGAATGAACGTTCCCTCCAACTCCACCTTCCCCCGCAGCGTCACCGTCTGCCCCACCCCCTCCGGGAACAGCTCGTCCACGTCCAACACCACCGGCTCCACACGCCCCTCGCGCAGAGGCACCTCCACCCTCTTGCTGACCCGCCCCGCCGTGCTCTGAAGCTGCAACAACACCGCGGAATCAGGGGGCAGCGGCAGCAGCTCCAGCGGCTCGCCCACGGGGAGCGGAAGCACCGCTTCATCCGAGAGCGCTGACGCGAGGTCCGGCGCGACATGCCGAACGACGGGCAGCAACTCGCTCGCGCGCTCAGCGTCACGCACGTCTTGAGCTACGCCGCGCACCACACGAAGCGAGAACGGGCCATGCTCGGGCCGGCCCCCCATGAGCCGCACTCGCACGCCCGTGGGCGCGCGCGCGGACAGGACGGCCTCCACGACACCCGTGAAGTCCTCCGATTCGGGCACCACGTCTCCCAGCCAGAACGTTCCATCCGGCGCCCAGGCCACCACCCGGTAGAGCGGCGCCACGGGCACGGGCACCGGCCCCAACGTCCCTCCCGTCACGGACGGCGTCACCTCCACGGGCCGCCACTCCGACACGTTGGCCAGGTCCTCCAGCTTCTCGGGCCCGGCGCCCGAGCGCCCCTCGCGCTTCGACACCTCCCACATGTGTCGGTCCGCGTCGGAGATGGACGTCACGCCAACACGGGCCTCGCCCTCGAAGGGCACGTCCCCTCGCAGCACCACGCGCAGCCGGAGCCCC
Proteins encoded in this window:
- a CDS encoding alpha/beta hydrolase — encoded protein: MWGASRIPLEAPVSGVRAHISAHLPPWRALLALGLLAAASVSCSKGGQDPAERRTLSLKPCRLEGLATQAQCGTYEVFEDRAARTGRKLPLRVVVVPALAAQPQPDPLVLLAGGPGQAASRATQVLMAVERIRRKRDIVLVDQRGTGDSNPLDCKPDSPDDKLSAQLDEGKAVEELRRCHEGWAADVRHYTTPNAMDDLDEVREALGYEKLNLWGVSYGTRAALVYMRRHPERVRTAILDGVAPMGLYLPLYAPRDAQQALDRLLANCEADAACAKAYPDLRARTEALLTSLEAAPARAKVAHPRTGVVEEVAFSRRTFMSQLFAQLYNPEMSSLVPLMLDRATRGDWSPFVALSVGLTENLGRTVSQGLYFAVVCAEDAPFFDEAAVVREARGTWFGSAMGREVLSICSEWPKAALPPGYREPVTSSVPTLLLSGELDPVTPPAWAEEAKRTLSNSLHVVVPGTGHNTVGADCARTLMHDVLTQGSVEGLSSTCGDKLTRPPFFTSFAGPVP
- a CDS encoding MarR family winged helix-turn-helix transcriptional regulator, producing MSELSAEVRVQVARLRNLLIDVARCGALGSPLGALPHTELDHMEVQAIWWLKAESLLPVNILAERLGGIAPPRLSRLLDRLESAQLVQRERSVRHDRRRVRVRLTEQGRAMAEQADSVVQERMARLLMPLEGEQRSALMDLLEGWVEALGGKNRAADVAAEEGETDAPVAEELEPTAAPRRTRAGMMDITASAA
- a CDS encoding EcsC family protein — protein: MGIYDSVAERLAFMKKMTPAELKKLGSARLSDIVLQEVARSRVRIATLEKRYPQASPRELAQRIVDEKKNLASMVGGVSGVFGLVALPADLLFMAYLQILLLTDVATLYKVNLKTERARGEMLDLFGYANGLGPLPRAGPKVLGKLAAMLLEKGGMHTLGRAMPLVAAPVTAYFNNQHIQMVGEQAVRFYEGFDKAHAKAKAQRKKASGA
- a CDS encoding LEA type 2 family protein — protein: MPTMKRALLVLAVLGLTTLSGCAALQNMLKGAFKKPTLSFKTARLADASLSDATVNLVYELNNPNGFGLNLANVDYAFFVEGKQVVAGKPRQGLALKANGKSELIFPANVKFADIVPVLETFLKKDKAAFKAQGTVGVKTPIGVLSFPLEKEGSFEVPKIPQVSFQAPRIKNITLSGATVEFPLSITNRNSFPLPVSGITGALKVAGADVGTLSTGNLGKLDGSGTKQVTLPLTINFARAANAALALRSGGNAQVRLDGKLTSESQSVPLSLNQLLNFVK
- a CDS encoding ATP-binding cassette domain-containing protein, translating into MIEARNLHKRFGKKVTAVEDVSFTAEDGVITGLLGPNGAGKTTTMRMLYTLVRPDRGTALVDGVDVVQRPEEARRALGVLPDARGLYPRLTAREHARYYGELHGLSGAALDQRVDELLDLLDMRDIADRRTEGFSQGQRVKVAMARALVHGPRNVLLDEPTNGLDVMSTRAVRTLLRRLKDEGRCVVFSSHVMQEVAALCDRIVVVAHGRVVADGTPDALRASTGKDSLEEAFVATIGTDQGLMQ
- a CDS encoding IS4 family transposase codes for the protein MSKSITHAEVHRFIEEAVGPDTHAKRVLSLSNATLGAVHAASLSVRAIGLALSQARGLEGKHAIKQVDRLLSNSGVDVWRLFAQWVPFVVAERKAVTVTIDWTDFESDDHTTVAIQLVTRHGRATPLLWKTVPKSELAGQRNAHEDALLERLHQVLPSDVEVTVLADRGFGDVALYELLDRLSFGYVIRFRGVVHVESAGGEVHKAKEWVPPTGRPKLLRGARVTQARFGVGAVVCVHQKGMKEAWFLAASSKEATATELVKAYGRRFTCEETHRDIKDLRFGMGLSAIAIGTCERRDRLLLLSAFAMALLTLLGAAGEATGLDRKFRADTRKTREYSLFRQGIIYYGALANMREEWLRPLMEKFAELIREQAVFREAFGFI
- the panD gene encoding aspartate 1-decarboxylase → MRRILFKSKIHRATVTQADLDYEGSVTIDRDLLRAADIVENEKVAVWNITQGTRLETYALEGEAGSGVICINGAAAHLNKPGDLVILATFAEVEEAEVASWKPTVVFVDKDNRVVPGQTKEIPGPQRRTA
- a CDS encoding ABC transporter permease, whose amino-acid sequence is MSGLSFSVFRKELKDHLRDRRSVLTSLAWPLIGPVVFMVMFNMLASWYRQDRPLALPVVGREHAPSLMAFLERYGAQLEEAPEDYEARIRAGSLDAVLVVPDDYAEAYSAGRTAEVQLVVDSSRQSARQSVLRARRLLEAYAHLLGNQRLYARGVSPDLAIPVRVQEADLSTPERTAAGLLNMVPLFLVIAAFAGGMQVASDAMAGERERGSLEPLLLNPAPRSAVVTGKWLATVVMAVAAVVITLVGYLLVVRRVPLEDLGVKARFDAPAALGMAAAVLPLALAVSAVQLWVSTYARSFKEAQTYLSLLMVVPMMPGMVLALSPLQPKLWMFAVPVLGQEVLAGEVMRGEPMGALPYLIAAASSLVVTVLSLAVTSRLLTQERIVFGRG
- a CDS encoding carboxypeptidase-like regulatory domain-containing protein, which gives rise to MRHRAWGGGAAALVVAALALWWLWPEDAAAPDAPPRAPAERVEAPPPVSLPPRMAPAPVRAEGLRLRVVLRGDVPFEGEARVGVTSISDADRHMWEVSKREGRSGAGPEKLEDLANVSEWRPVEVTPSVTGGTLGPVPVPVAPLYRVVAWAPDGTFWLGDVVPESEDFTGVVEAVLSARAPTGVRVRLMGGRPEHGPFSLRVVRGVAQDVRDAERASELLPVVRHVAPDLASALSDEAVLPLPVGEPLELLPLPPDSAVLLQLQSTAGRVSKRVEVPLREGRVEPVVLDVDELFPEGVGQTVTLRGKVELEGTFIPPEGARLLGPGDVEVPLATDGRFVVSGLPSWEPSHFRVEVASPLSRRPVAATEQSFQFMPKPGVRDAEVTWRVPAYRWLVLRMDGAMRAQMEARTQKPYPVYVLQRWGEGARWELASAGAFIPEEDGMAVSILEPGRYRVLVSFSVHEVYASTAADVGEGNADGIVTFQVDVEGSDCEVLVTAGRKPVFGARVTASSDVSSLPPAWGLTDAEGRWRLGRVRPFGLHLEVEAEGYAPWTGEVSEACGRGGEVRVQL